In Thermoproteota archaeon, one DNA window encodes the following:
- the amrB gene encoding AmmeMemoRadiSam system protein B codes for MQVRTPAVAGMFYAGEKNQLKKSIHDCFLHSYGPKNLPPSSLSKNIIGMICPHAGFMYSGPIACHSVYEISANQYETFIIIGPNHWGLGCNVSSIKECTWETPLGEVIVDSKLADELVNETNFVELDLFSHTKEHSIEVQIPMLQETFQNSFKILPISLIDQTKKTTVALGKAVAKISKENKVMIVGSSDFTHYEPNDVAYKQDKALIEPILRLDIDEFYKVLEEKQVSACGYGAIAATMQASKELGAKEGKLLKYATSGDITGEKSSVVGYGSIVFS; via the coding sequence ATGCAAGTTAGAACACCGGCAGTAGCCGGAATGTTCTACGCCGGCGAAAAAAATCAATTAAAAAAATCCATTCATGATTGCTTTCTGCATTCCTATGGACCAAAAAACTTACCGCCAAGTTCATTATCAAAAAACATAATCGGTATGATTTGTCCCCATGCTGGATTCATGTATTCTGGACCAATTGCATGTCATTCAGTTTATGAAATATCAGCAAATCAATATGAAACATTTATCATAATTGGACCCAATCATTGGGGACTTGGTTGCAATGTATCATCCATCAAAGAATGTACCTGGGAAACTCCTCTTGGAGAAGTAATTGTTGATTCCAAATTGGCTGATGAACTAGTTAATGAAACAAATTTTGTTGAGTTGGATTTGTTTTCACATACAAAAGAGCACAGTATTGAAGTACAGATTCCAATGTTGCAAGAAACATTTCAAAATTCATTTAAGATATTACCAATATCATTAATTGATCAAACGAAAAAAACAACAGTGGCGTTGGGAAAAGCAGTTGCAAAAATTTCAAAAGAAAATAAAGTCATGATTGTTGGTTCATCAGATTTTACTCACTACGAGCCAAATGATGTTGCATACAAACAAGATAAAGCACTAATCGAGCCAATTTTGAGATTGGATATTGATGAATTCTACAAAGTTTTAGAAGAAAAACAAGTTAGTGCATGTGGCTATGGTGCTATTGCTGCAACAATGCAGGCATCTAAGGAACTAGGTGCAAAAGAGGGAAAACTTCTAAAATATGCAACAAGTGGAGATATCACTGGAGAAAAGAGTTCTGTAGTAGGATATGGGTCGATAGTTTTTTCTTGA
- a CDS encoding class I SAM-dependent methyltransferase — translation MKIEDYLKSLPQEIISGEDVELPTNSLRDIFRFAELSEKDVFYHLGCGTGQGLEIAIKEFNVRKAVGIDTNKEKILQAEKRVDCDLFCQDITESDISDATVILFWFTDEAIIEKMMKKFVSLNNCRIITIWSPLPECLPEKVQFPYIINQTPFKKTTDLQEQLLAIFGVKCVDFVTAWEFAERYTKAISGPESENDRFLTIIQSLVIWINAKNLGVACGDEIPESIKTYIGILRNFFNIEIEHLLKK, via the coding sequence ATGAAAATTGAAGATTATCTAAAATCATTGCCCCAAGAAATTATCTCTGGGGAAGACGTAGAGCTTCCTACAAATTCCTTAAGAGACATCTTTAGATTTGCTGAATTATCAGAAAAGGATGTTTTTTATCATTTGGGATGCGGGACAGGACAAGGACTTGAAATTGCAATAAAGGAATTTAATGTAAGAAAAGCCGTTGGGATAGATACCAATAAAGAAAAAATTTTACAAGCAGAGAAAAGAGTAGATTGTGATTTATTTTGTCAAGACATTACAGAATCAGATATTTCTGATGCTACTGTAATCCTATTTTGGTTCACTGATGAAGCAATTATTGAAAAAATGATGAAAAAGTTTGTTTCATTAAATAATTGTAGAATTATTACAATTTGGAGTCCCTTACCTGAGTGTCTACCAGAAAAAGTCCAGTTTCCCTACATAATCAACCAAACCCCATTCAAAAAGACAACGGATTTGCAGGAGCAGCTATTGGCAATTTTTGGTGTAAAGTGTGTCGACTTTGTTACAGCATGGGAATTTGCTGAAAGATACACCAAAGCAATTAGCGGTCCCGAATCTGAAAATGATAGATTTTTGACAATTATTCAATCATTGGTGATTTGGATTAATGCAAAAAATTTAGGAGTTGCGTGTGGGGATGAAATCCCAGAATCAATTAAAACGTATATTGGTATATTGCGAAATTTCTTCAATATTGAGATTGAACACTTGTTGAAAAAATAG
- a CDS encoding enolase, with protein MSKISSLKARVLYNSRGSKTIEVDITVDNKILGRVCAPSGASVGKYEAQSFPTGGPEESAKVLNSNERKFIGLDSGDLKSIHDTIRSIDDSKYYSKIGGASAFAVTIASMDASAKASDLPLYKILADKTELKFPFPLGNILGGGAHAGPGTPDIQEILICSTGAKSIRESIDTNLAVHKELRNILQKEDPGFTNGRGDEGGWAPKMNNDKALEVSAKACENLGFTLGKEVSLGVDFASSTQWKEEKNKYVYDRSGFENSAGEQIEFVSDIIKKYKLIYAEDAVHEEAFDDMSEITKRFPNTLVTGDDLTVTNKSILQKAIEKKACNAAILKVNQAGSLYDALEFAKEANDNNIRLITSHRSGESTDSQISHIGIATKSKMLKVGVVGGERVSKLNELIRLSEHDLIRGMAEI; from the coding sequence TTGTCAAAAATTTCATCATTAAAGGCAAGAGTACTATACAATAGTAGAGGCAGTAAAACTATCGAGGTAGACATTACTGTAGATAATAAAATCTTAGGAAGAGTATGCGCACCATCTGGAGCAAGTGTTGGAAAGTATGAAGCACAGAGCTTCCCTACTGGAGGACCAGAAGAAAGTGCAAAAGTACTAAACTCTAATGAGCGAAAATTTATTGGGCTAGACTCTGGAGATCTAAAATCCATTCACGACACCATTCGTTCAATTGATGATTCAAAATATTACTCCAAGATTGGAGGTGCATCTGCTTTTGCAGTAACCATTGCGTCAATGGATGCATCTGCAAAGGCATCTGACTTGCCACTCTACAAGATACTAGCGGACAAGACTGAGTTAAAATTTCCATTTCCATTAGGAAACATACTTGGTGGTGGAGCCCATGCAGGTCCTGGAACCCCAGATATTCAAGAAATATTGATCTGCTCGACAGGTGCAAAATCAATAAGAGAATCCATCGATACTAATTTGGCAGTTCATAAAGAATTGAGAAATATTTTGCAGAAAGAAGATCCTGGTTTTACAAACGGTAGAGGTGATGAAGGTGGTTGGGCACCAAAGATGAATAATGATAAAGCTTTAGAGGTGTCTGCAAAAGCATGTGAAAATTTAGGATTTACTTTAGGCAAAGAAGTATCCCTAGGAGTAGATTTTGCATCATCCACTCAATGGAAAGAAGAAAAAAATAAGTATGTTTATGATAGGTCAGGATTTGAAAATTCTGCCGGAGAACAAATTGAATTTGTTTCAGATATAATTAAAAAATACAAATTAATTTACGCAGAAGATGCTGTACATGAAGAAGCTTTTGATGATATGTCAGAAATTACTAAAAGATTTCCAAATACACTTGTCACTGGTGATGATCTAACAGTAACTAACAAATCAATTTTACAAAAGGCTATTGAGAAAAAAGCTTGCAATGCAGCTATTCTCAAAGTTAATCAGGCAGGAAGTCTTTATGATGCACTAGAATTTGCAAAGGAGGCAAATGATAATAACATTAGATTAATCACTTCACATCGATCAGGCGAATCTACAGATAGTCAGATTTCCCATATAGGTATCGCTACCAAGTCAAAGATGCTCAAAGTAGGTGTCGTAGGTGGTGAAAGGGTATCAAAACTCAATGAATTAATTAGATTATCAGAGCATGATTTAATACGCGGTATGGCTGAAATTTAA
- a CDS encoding 30S ribosomal protein S2, giving the protein MSQQAETEDIKKKILSTGIRVGTQVKTKFMKPFITKASPEGLYMIDLDISLDRIKTAAKFINRIGVDKVIVCSGREYANMPIEKFCEMTGASAKLGRFMPGTLTNPSLPYYIEPKLLLISDPQVDDQAITEATNAGIPVIGVANTDNITSKVDLVIPANNRGRKALATVYWLLAREILIEKGELKEDESMKYEIDDFETKISDEALD; this is encoded by the coding sequence ATGAGTCAACAAGCAGAAACTGAAGATATTAAGAAGAAAATCCTATCCACAGGAATCAGGGTAGGAACTCAGGTTAAAACCAAATTCATGAAACCTTTCATCACTAAAGCCAGTCCTGAAGGCCTTTACATGATTGATTTAGATATTTCATTAGACCGTATCAAGACAGCTGCAAAATTCATTAACAGAATTGGAGTGGACAAAGTAATCGTTTGTTCAGGAAGAGAGTATGCCAATATGCCAATTGAAAAATTCTGTGAAATGACAGGAGCATCTGCAAAATTAGGACGATTTATGCCAGGGACTTTGACAAATCCATCATTACCATATTATATTGAACCAAAATTATTGTTAATTTCTGATCCACAGGTAGATGATCAGGCAATTACAGAAGCTACCAATGCAGGAATTCCTGTGATTGGAGTAGCAAACACAGACAATATCACATCAAAAGTGGATTTGGTAATTCCTGCAAACAACAGAGGTAGAAAAGCCCTTGCAACAGTATACTGGTTATTGGCAAGAGAAATTTTAATTGAAAAGGGTGAGCTCAAAGAAGATGAATCAATGAAGTATGAAATTGATGACTTTGAGACCAAAATTTCTGATGAGGCCTTAGACTGA
- a CDS encoding FAA hydrolase family protein, whose amino-acid sequence MKIARLLNGEKETYGIIKNDKVATKEEITYATGIPIPISIKDFLFDGWYEEIREKFDSLPYDESLSKFKVLAPIPNPSKIICLAFNYSDHAKEQGLTPPTDPAIVIKPRTAINSTDSEIVCPNFVTQLDYEIELAIIIGKKSKDLDVKEAMNSVFGYMILNDVSARDIQFKDKQFTRAKGFDTFAPCGPWITTQDEIKDPQNLWLKTKVNGETRQDSNTSKMSIQIPEIISKLSKVMTLEKGDIISTGTPAGVALNSSKFDYLKDGDKIEMEIENLGMITNTIKFYD is encoded by the coding sequence TTGAAGATAGCACGATTACTGAATGGAGAAAAGGAAACTTATGGTATTATCAAAAATGACAAAGTAGCTACCAAAGAAGAGATTACTTATGCCACGGGAATTCCAATTCCTATTAGTATCAAGGATTTTCTTTTTGATGGGTGGTATGAAGAGATTAGAGAAAAATTTGATAGCCTGCCATATGATGAATCACTATCTAAATTCAAGGTTTTAGCGCCAATCCCTAATCCTTCAAAGATCATTTGTCTTGCATTCAATTACTCTGATCATGCAAAAGAACAAGGACTTACTCCTCCAACAGACCCGGCAATTGTAATTAAGCCTAGAACAGCTATCAATTCTACAGATTCTGAAATTGTTTGCCCAAATTTTGTTACCCAGTTGGATTACGAGATAGAACTAGCGATAATTATTGGCAAAAAATCGAAAGACCTTGATGTGAAAGAAGCCATGAATTCAGTTTTCGGTTACATGATTTTAAATGACGTTTCTGCAAGAGATATTCAATTTAAAGACAAACAATTCACAAGGGCAAAGGGATTTGATACATTTGCGCCGTGTGGTCCATGGATTACCACGCAAGATGAAATCAAAGATCCACAAAATCTATGGCTCAAGACAAAAGTTAATGGTGAAACCAGGCAGGATTCAAACACATCAAAGATGTCAATTCAAATTCCAGAAATCATTTCAAAATTAAGCAAAGTAATGACATTGGAAAAAGGAGACATTATTTCGACTGGCACTCCTGCTGGTGTTGCTTTAAACAGCTCAAAATTTGATTATCTAAAAGATGGAGACAAAATTGAAATGGAGATTGAGAATTTAGGAATGATAACTAACACAATAAAATTTTATGATTAA
- a CDS encoding gamma-glutamyl kinase — protein sequence MILIKLGGSIITNKEKPLSPKPKVIDKIIKNIKKIHEPIIVVHGGGSFGHYWSVKFDMHTKPASYSPRGVSIVKNSMIELDKIILDSFLKNKLNPYSIPPTDFMFGNKPISKKIHEIEKISKSNLIPVTFGDALWYGNKKSFILSGDKIMTIFAKILKPRLSIFVLNEDGLYSDLKSKKLIHEVKNQKLSITENSMDVTGGMTRKVQEATKISGFGLDVFFVNGNKPERIVKAVNGKKFEGTLFRGK from the coding sequence ATGATCCTGATAAAGCTAGGCGGTTCAATTATCACTAATAAAGAAAAACCTCTTTCCCCTAAACCAAAAGTAATAGATAAGATCATAAAAAATATCAAAAAAATTCATGAGCCAATAATCGTAGTTCATGGCGGAGGTTCGTTTGGGCATTACTGGTCAGTCAAATTCGATATGCACACAAAGCCGGCATCTTACAGTCCCAGAGGTGTTTCAATAGTAAAAAATTCAATGATTGAATTAGACAAGATTATACTTGACTCATTTTTAAAAAATAAATTAAATCCATATTCAATCCCTCCAACAGATTTTATGTTTGGCAATAAACCAATATCCAAAAAGATTCATGAGATTGAAAAAATTTCTAAATCCAATCTTATTCCAGTAACATTTGGTGATGCGTTATGGTACGGGAATAAAAAATCATTCATTTTGTCAGGTGATAAAATTATGACGATCTTTGCAAAAATACTAAAACCAAGATTAAGTATTTTTGTTTTAAATGAGGATGGATTGTATTCGGACCTAAAATCTAAGAAATTAATTCATGAGGTAAAAAATCAAAAACTATCCATAACAGAGAATTCAATGGATGTTACAGGCGGCATGACTAGAAAAGTGCAGGAAGCAACAAAAATTTCAGGATTTGGATTAGATGTATTTTTTGTAAATGGCAACAAACCTGAAAGAATAGTCAAGGCCGTAAATGGAAAGAAATTTGAGGGCACGTTGTTTCGAGGTAAATAA
- a CDS encoding isopentenyl-diphosphate Delta-isomerase, which yields MRARCFEVNKMEEYVILVDKNDNPVGKEEKVKCHLPNGKLHRAFTALLFDKEGRLLLTRRSSSKMLWPGDWDGTVASHPRESETYISSAERRMPEEVGIPCKMYYLFKFEYHVPYKDIGSENEMCGTLIGIVDKNAKFSLVDDEISELKWITPKELIFELKDNAKIYCPWMLIALYLIPLSKKDALQKFNEIFKDWTQKEIREILEKAIKLHLPDNNWRHVSD from the coding sequence TTGAGGGCACGTTGTTTCGAGGTAAATAAAATGGAAGAATATGTCATACTAGTCGACAAAAATGATAATCCTGTTGGAAAGGAAGAAAAAGTAAAGTGTCATCTACCAAATGGCAAGTTACACAGGGCATTTACTGCGCTACTTTTTGATAAAGAGGGAAGACTACTACTCACCAGACGCAGTTCTAGTAAGATGTTATGGCCTGGAGATTGGGACGGCACAGTAGCTAGTCACCCAAGAGAATCAGAGACCTACATCTCATCAGCTGAAAGACGAATGCCTGAAGAGGTTGGCATACCGTGTAAGATGTATTATCTTTTCAAATTTGAATACCATGTGCCTTACAAGGACATAGGTTCGGAGAATGAAATGTGTGGGACGCTAATTGGGATTGTAGATAAAAATGCAAAATTTAGTTTGGTGGATGATGAAATTAGCGAATTGAAATGGATTACACCGAAAGAATTAATCTTTGAATTGAAAGATAATGCAAAGATATACTGCCCTTGGATGCTTATTGCACTTTACCTCATACCATTATCAAAAAAAGATGCATTACAAAAATTCAATGAAATTTTTAAGGATTGGACACAAAAAGAAATCAGAGAAATATTAGAAAAGGCAATTAAACTTCATCTTCCAGACAACAATTGGAGGCATGTAAGTGATTGA
- a CDS encoding glutamate--tRNA ligase produces the protein MDDQLKNDIRKFALQNAFEHDGKTQDKIVLSKILGTKPEYRSKAKEIISEISEIVNEINKLSLEEQRSEIESLFPDILEPKEKQAKEEQGLPPLEGAENGKVVTRFPPEPNGYPHIGHAKAAIINEEYVNKYGGKKILRMDDTNPESERLEYYAAIKVGLEWLGIHYDVVKNTSDDMELLYEKGMQIIKSDNAYVCTCKRDDISKNRREMKACKCSKGDLKQNNERWNKMFEKYKPGEAIVRFRGDMNSENTVMRDPVLFRIIEGKHPLLGEKYRVWPSYDFAVAIEDSIDGVTHAFRSKEYELRNELYDAILDALKMRKPKMGEFSRLEFKGMPVSKRVLRPLIEEGKIASYDDPRLPTLEAMKKRGITPQAIRKFILSLGFTKSDTLAPFDALESFNRKIIDGESIRLFMIQNPKKITIKKLPSKHVEVPNHPTKDLGKRRIEVEENVLVEVQAENNLEVNSHLRLMGLGNIKIVNNSPEIIAEYTDDNMDVDFPKAQWIPEKNVHKIKILIPKQLFIEETYNEDSLEELEVYTESYFLELKEDAKIQFMRFGYCRKDSQNQAIFTHK, from the coding sequence TTGGATGATCAGTTAAAAAATGATATTCGTAAATTTGCCTTACAAAATGCCTTTGAGCATGATGGAAAGACTCAAGACAAAATTGTCTTATCAAAAATACTAGGAACAAAACCAGAATATCGAAGTAAAGCAAAAGAGATCATTTCAGAAATTTCAGAAATTGTAAATGAGATTAACAAGCTTTCACTTGAAGAGCAAAGATCAGAGATTGAATCATTGTTTCCAGATATTTTAGAACCAAAAGAGAAACAAGCCAAGGAAGAACAAGGATTACCTCCTCTAGAGGGAGCTGAAAATGGAAAGGTTGTGACGAGATTTCCTCCTGAGCCAAATGGATATCCCCACATAGGACATGCAAAAGCTGCAATAATCAATGAAGAATACGTAAACAAGTATGGCGGAAAAAAAATTCTCAGAATGGACGATACCAATCCAGAAAGTGAGAGACTAGAATATTACGCGGCAATCAAAGTGGGATTAGAATGGCTTGGAATTCATTATGATGTGGTAAAAAACACTTCTGATGATATGGAATTATTGTATGAAAAAGGCATGCAAATAATCAAATCTGATAATGCCTATGTCTGCACGTGTAAGAGAGACGATATCAGTAAAAATCGAAGAGAGATGAAGGCATGTAAATGCAGTAAAGGTGACTTGAAACAAAATAATGAAAGATGGAATAAAATGTTTGAAAAGTACAAGCCCGGAGAAGCAATAGTAAGATTTCGTGGAGACATGAATTCAGAGAATACGGTTATGCGAGATCCAGTACTTTTTAGAATTATTGAGGGAAAACATCCGCTTTTAGGGGAAAAATATAGAGTTTGGCCAAGCTATGATTTTGCAGTAGCAATTGAGGATAGTATAGACGGAGTCACCCACGCATTTAGATCAAAAGAATATGAACTGCGAAACGAGTTGTATGATGCAATTCTTGATGCATTAAAAATGCGCAAGCCAAAGATGGGAGAATTTTCACGCTTGGAATTTAAAGGAATGCCAGTCTCAAAAAGAGTCCTAAGGCCACTAATCGAGGAGGGAAAAATTGCATCATATGACGACCCAAGACTACCCACGCTAGAGGCTATGAAAAAAAGAGGCATCACACCGCAAGCAATAAGAAAATTCATCTTATCGCTAGGATTTACCAAATCAGACACTCTGGCACCGTTTGATGCTTTAGAATCATTCAACAGGAAAATTATCGATGGGGAAAGCATCAGATTGTTTATGATACAAAATCCAAAGAAGATAACAATAAAAAAACTCCCTTCAAAACACGTGGAAGTTCCAAATCACCCAACAAAAGATCTAGGTAAAAGAAGAATAGAAGTTGAAGAAAACGTTTTGGTCGAAGTACAAGCTGAAAACAATCTTGAAGTAAATTCACATTTGCGATTGATGGGACTAGGTAACATCAAAATTGTTAATAATTCTCCAGAAATTATTGCAGAATATACTGATGATAACATGGATGTTGATTTTCCAAAAGCACAATGGATTCCAGAAAAAAATGTACATAAAATAAAAATCCTCATCCCAAAACAATTATTCATCGAAGAGACGTATAATGAAGACAGTTTAGAAGAGTTAGAAGTTTATACAGAGTCATATTTCCTAGAACTAAAAGAAGATGCAAAAATACAATTTATGCGATTTGGATACTGTAGGAAAGACTCGCAAAATCAAGCAATTTTTACCCACAAGTGA
- a CDS encoding polyprenyl synthetase family protein encodes MKNNAKNVNKYLKTKLKGEPKLLYNAAGHLIVNGGKRLRPFMVMKSSQILKGKDSEALPAAAAVEMIHNFTLVHDDIMDNDEMRHGVPTVHNKFGMPIAILAGDVLFSKAYQLISTSNLSPEISSKLVARLAKACVDVCEGQLLDIGMASSKKIPSEAEYIKMIGKKTAALFDVSCSMGAICAKGKSKDIKNLSSFGKNLGIAFQITDDLIGIMGDPKITKKPVGNDLREGKKSLPILLAIKKAKGKDKTAILKAFGNPKTTKKELENSVKIIRSLGIEKTVRAQALRYAQLAKKSLRTYSGLSKDELISLLDFVVKRSL; translated from the coding sequence ATGAAAAATAATGCAAAAAATGTAAACAAATACCTAAAAACAAAGCTAAAAGGAGAACCAAAGTTACTCTATAACGCTGCAGGACACCTCATAGTAAATGGAGGAAAAAGACTTAGACCATTTATGGTCATGAAGAGTTCTCAAATTCTAAAGGGCAAAGATTCTGAAGCATTGCCAGCTGCAGCAGCTGTGGAAATGATACACAATTTCACACTTGTTCATGATGACATAATGGATAATGATGAAATGAGGCATGGAGTTCCAACAGTTCATAATAAATTTGGTATGCCGATTGCAATTTTAGCTGGAGACGTATTATTTTCAAAAGCTTATCAGTTAATTTCTACATCAAATCTTTCACCAGAGATTTCATCAAAACTTGTTGCAAGATTAGCAAAAGCCTGTGTCGATGTTTGTGAAGGTCAATTACTAGACATTGGAATGGCAAGTAGTAAAAAAATTCCTTCAGAAGCTGAATATATTAAAATGATTGGGAAGAAAACGGCTGCGCTATTTGATGTATCATGTTCAATGGGTGCAATATGTGCAAAGGGAAAGAGCAAGGACATCAAGAATTTGTCATCATTTGGAAAAAATCTTGGAATTGCATTTCAAATTACTGATGATCTGATTGGCATAATGGGTGATCCCAAAATTACAAAAAAACCAGTCGGTAATGATTTAAGGGAAGGAAAAAAATCATTACCGATTTTACTTGCAATTAAAAAAGCAAAGGGAAAAGACAAGACAGCAATACTAAAGGCATTTGGAAATCCAAAAACTACAAAAAAAGAGCTTGAAAATTCTGTGAAGATCATCCGTTCATTAGGAATTGAGAAAACTGTAAGAGCCCAAGCCCTAAGATATGCACAGCTTGCAAAAAAATCTTTGAGAACATATTCAGGACTTTCAAAGGATGAACTCATCTCATTGTTAGATTTTGTTGTAAAAAGGAGTCTGTAA
- a CDS encoding non-heme iron oxygenase ferredoxin subunit — protein MGKIIAGKVSDITPGKLCKVSIDGKDILVTNLDGEYFAVDDTCTHAGASLSEGKIEGSTVTCGWHGAQFNCKNGNLEKFPAKIRNLGTYKVVVESDDVFVEV, from the coding sequence ATGGGTAAGATTATTGCGGGTAAAGTATCAGACATCACCCCAGGTAAGCTCTGTAAAGTATCGATTGATGGTAAAGATATTCTTGTAACTAATTTGGATGGCGAGTATTTTGCAGTAGATGATACCTGTACTCATGCAGGGGCCAGTTTGTCTGAAGGAAAAATTGAGGGCTCGACAGTAACTTGCGGATGGCATGGAGCACAGTTTAATTGTAAAAATGGCAATCTAGAAAAATTTCCAGCTAAAATCAGAAATTTGGGCACTTACAAAGTTGTAGTAGAATCAGACGATGTATTTGTTGAGGTATAA
- the mvk gene encoding mevalonate kinase codes for MKSTASAPGKVILFGEHFVVHGTKAILCSIDKRVTVSSEIISDKKIIVKSDLGQISVNSSEPISKIKSSFKPFIFIAKKMMEEFNHNAGISIEINSEIPSGVGLGSSSACCVAAAGSISALFSKLSKEKIVQLSIDAEKTVFERASGADTTISAHGGIIEYDMGEFHPIKSKISFSLVIANSTIIHSTSKVVTKVNEFRKKNNVEFSELCNQESKLIQKAQESIMNNDIVSLGKCMNENQMYLEKIGVSNEKLQAMIAIAERSSFGAKITGAGGGGCIIALVNDSNINETLQNLKQEKYECFTTKIGVEGLNTF; via the coding sequence TTGAAATCAACAGCTTCAGCCCCAGGAAAAGTCATTCTTTTTGGAGAACATTTTGTCGTACATGGAACAAAAGCAATATTATGCTCCATAGATAAGCGAGTGACAGTTTCTTCCGAAATAATTAGTGATAAAAAGATAATCGTAAAATCAGATTTAGGACAAATTTCAGTTAACTCTTCAGAGCCTATTTCGAAAATCAAATCATCGTTTAAGCCGTTTATTTTCATAGCAAAGAAGATGATGGAAGAATTTAATCACAATGCAGGAATAAGTATCGAAATTAATTCAGAAATACCATCAGGGGTAGGATTGGGTTCATCCTCTGCATGCTGTGTTGCAGCAGCAGGTTCGATTTCTGCACTTTTCTCAAAACTTTCAAAAGAGAAAATCGTTCAGCTATCTATAGATGCAGAAAAAACTGTATTTGAAAGAGCATCAGGAGCAGATACCACAATCAGCGCACATGGAGGAATTATAGAGTATGATATGGGCGAATTTCACCCTATTAAATCAAAAATTAGTTTTAGTCTAGTAATTGCCAACTCAACGATCATTCATTCAACAAGTAAAGTTGTAACAAAAGTAAATGAATTTAGGAAAAAAAATAATGTTGAATTTTCAGAGCTGTGTAATCAAGAATCAAAACTAATTCAAAAAGCACAGGAGTCAATTATGAATAATGACATTGTGAGTCTTGGAAAATGTATGAATGAAAATCAAATGTATTTAGAAAAGATCGGAGTATCAAATGAAAAACTACAAGCAATGATTGCAATTGCAGAGAGATCATCATTTGGAGCAAAAATCACTGGAGCAGGAGGCGGGGGATGCATTATTGCATTGGTAAATGATTCTAATATCAATGAAACCCTACAAAATTTAAAGCAAGAAAAATACGAATGCTTTACTACAAAAATTGGGGTTGAAGGATTGAATACTTTTTAA
- a CDS encoding GNAT family N-acetyltransferase yields the protein MQVLNALKSDKKDVIKFCKNTFSWGDYISEIWDYWYLEGNLFVVRENNSPVALSHASISKKDQQVWIEGIRVNPNFRRKGYASSLIQHSENQAIKNDCLSSFMLIETNNKNSLELSKKLGYVIKETWNFFSLLPEKSIASQIEFTKTNTKVFDLMRSLELFYVDSWRWYPLNDQQLSLLVENQQIIYYNDNDEYSVAVITSSKHFAKTMIVTLLFGNDLGIKKLLDYSKHLANLQNFKRIQVLTKLNKINDSQDIIKKLSFYLMWKKLE from the coding sequence ATGCAAGTACTAAATGCCCTAAAATCTGATAAAAAGGATGTAATCAAATTTTGCAAGAATACCTTTTCTTGGGGTGATTATATCTCTGAAATATGGGATTATTGGTATTTAGAGGGTAATCTGTTTGTAGTACGTGAAAATAATTCTCCAGTAGCATTATCTCATGCATCTATCTCAAAAAAGGACCAGCAAGTATGGATTGAAGGCATAAGAGTAAATCCAAACTTTCGCAGGAAAGGCTATGCATCATCGCTTATACAACATTCTGAAAACCAAGCAATAAAAAATGATTGCTTAAGTTCTTTTATGTTAATTGAAACAAATAACAAAAACTCTTTGGAATTATCTAAAAAGCTTGGATATGTCATTAAAGAAACGTGGAATTTTTTTTCATTATTACCAGAAAAATCAATTGCTTCTCAGATTGAATTTACTAAAACCAATACTAAAGTTTTTGACTTGATGAGATCCCTAGAACTTTTCTATGTAGACTCTTGGCGGTGGTATCCATTAAATGATCAGCAATTATCACTACTAGTTGAAAACCAACAGATAATTTACTACAATGATAATGATGAATACTCCGTTGCTGTAATTACATCTTCAAAGCATTTTGCCAAAACGATGATCGTTACTTTGCTCTTCGGAAATGATTTGGGAATTAAAAAACTTCTTGACTATTCAAAACATTTGGCTAATTTACAGAATTTTAAGCGCATACAAGTTCTAACAAAATTAAATAAAATTAATGATTCACAAGACATTATCAAAAAATTATCTTTTTACTTGATGTGGAAAAAACTTGAATGA